In Pasteurella dagmatis, the sequence AAGCAATTACTGTTGGCGTAAATTCAGAGAGCTTAAATACATTTATTACTAATAATCCACAAGTTCAGGCGAATAAAAATAAAATTGCTGCCCTTGAACCTAAAGTAGAGAGTAATACAAATAGAATAAATGCATTGGAGCCTAGAGTTCAAAATACAGAAAAGGAAATTACAGCGTTAAAACCACAAGTTACAAATAATAAAAATGAAATTGACGCTTTAAAACCACAGGTTACAAATAATAAAAATGAAATTGATGCTTTAAAACCTCAAGTGGAAACAAATAAGCAAGATATTGCTGATTTAAAACCTCAAGTAGAAAGTAATAAAGCTGAAATTGATACTTTGAAACCCAAAGTTGATAAAAATACAGCAGATATTGCAGCCGGCTGGGAATTACAAGCAAATGGCACTAAAATTAAAGATGTTAATCCGAATGATAGAATAGCTAATTTTACACAAGGACAAAATATTGAGATTTCTGTAGAGAATAATTCAATAAAAGTTTCTACTTCTTTAACACCAAAATTTACCAATGCTACATTTGGCGATAATAGCGACAAAACTGTTATTGATAAAGATGGAATTACAATTACTAATAATGGTAAATCGCCAGTCAAATTAAATGACAATGGTTTAGATAATGGTGGGAATAAAATACAAAACCTTGCTAATGGAACATCACCAAATGACGCAGTTAATATGTCTCAATTAGATGCTGTTAACGCAACAGCGAATTCTGGTTGGAAATTACAAGTCAATAAAGAACCTGATTCTGAAAGCAAAGTGACTCCAAATGCTACTGTCAGTTTAAATAATGATGATGGGAATATTCAAATTACTAAAACTAAGAATGACAATAATGTAACTTTTGCTTTAAACACAACTTTAACTTTAGGTAAAAATGGTGCAGATCAAACAGGAAAAGATGGTTCATTAACTGTCACTGGTAAGGATGGCTCATCAGTTGTTTTAAATGGTAAAGATGGCTCTATTGGATTAACAGGAACTGCTGGTGCAAACGGTTTAAAACCTCAAACAACGATAAAAGTTACGAAAGGTCAACCTGATGTAAATAATACGGGAAATAAGACTCGTATTACTTATACGAATGGTAATAATGACAATGTCGAAGAGGTAGCAACCCTGCATGATGGATTGAAATTCCAAGGTGATGACAAATCACCTATTGCCAAACAGTTAAATCAAACATTAGACATCGTTGGTGGAGCCCAAGGCCCTGTATCTGATAACAATATTGCAGTTAGAACGAGTACAGATAAAACTAAATTAGAAATTAAATTAGCTAAATCACTTACTAATCTGACAAGTATTGAAGTTGGTAGTGGCAATGATAAAACGAATATTGATAAAGATGGAATTAGAATTATTAATGCAGATCCAACGAAGAATGTTAGTTTAACTGATACTGGTTTAAATAATGGTGGGCATAAAATTGAAAATATTGCTAACGGTACAAATTCAGGTGATGCGGTTAATTTTTCTCAATTAGATGCAGTAAGTAAAGTTGCAAATGCCGGTTGGGTATTATTTACGAATAATCAAGATAATACAAAAAGTGTAATCAAGCCTAATGCAACAGTGAGTTTAAATAATAACGATGGCAACATTCACATCACTAAAACGAAAGATGATGGTAATGTCACTTTTGCCTTAAACCACAATATTACTTTAGGTAAAGCCGGAAATGGCAATGATAATCATGACGGCGCATTAACTGTTCAAGGCAAAAATGGCTCATCTGTTGTACTCAATGGTTCTGATGGTTCAATTAGTTTAACTGGAACACCGGGCACTCCAAACACAAAAATTAAAGTAGGCAGTGGTGCTGGCGGTGTTGAAGATACTAATAGCATTCATAAAAATCGCATTACTTATACTAATGGAAATAATAATGAGGAAACCGTTGCAACTTTAAATGACGGCTTAAAATTTAAAGGTGATGACACAACTGTTATTAATAAAAAATTAAACCAACAGTTAGAGATTGTTGGGGGCGCAGAGAATTCAAAACTTAGTGACAGAAATATTGGTGTTAATTCTAACAATGGAAAATTAGAAATTAAGTTATCAAAAGAGCTTAATGAATTAACTTCAACTACTTTTGGTTCAGGTGCAGATAAAACATTTATTAACAAGGATGGAATTACTATTCATGCTACTGCACCTAATAAAAATGTGAGTTTAACAGAGAGTGGCTTAAATAATGGAAATAACCAAATTACTAATGTCGCGAGTGGTTTAGGAAAAGGGAAAACATTATCTACTTTACAAGTGAATGATGGTGATCTGACGAATGCAGCAAATATCGGCGATTTAAAAAATGCGATTGATAATATCACTAAATCCACAGCTGATGGTGGTTTTGGATTTATTGACTCTGATAATAATGCTGTTAAGCAAGATTTAGGCACAACCATCAAAGTACAAGCAAAAGATGGTATAAGTGCAAAAGTGGTTAATACAAATGACGGTAAGAAAGCACTAGAATTTGGTTTAAATAGCACAGTATCTATAGGAAATAATGCTGAACCTGGTCAAATAACAATTAAAGGTGAAAATGGTCAAGATGGCATTACGTTAAACGGAAAAGACGGTACGATTGGATTAAAAGGAAAAAATGGTGTCAGTGCAAATATTACTGTTGGAAATGGTCCTAATACTTTAGATAGCCAAACTAACAATACTACTCCTCGTATTAGCTACACAAATGGCAGTAAAACAGAGTATGTTGCAACAACAAGTGATGGTTTAATTTTTGGTGCAAATACTGGAGTTGATCATAAGGCTAAATTAAATACGAAAATTGAGATTAAAGGGGCATCTACTAATCAAAATTGGGATGCGTTTGACTCAGGCACTAACTTGATGACCAAAGTCGATACTGACAATCATTTAATTACTATTGCTTTATCTAAAAACTTAAAAGATTTGGTAAGTGCAACCTTTAGCAATGGAGTAAATCCAACAGTAAAAAGTGAATTAACTGGTCATGGATTGACAATCACCCCAACTGTTCAGGGTAAATCACCTGTTAAATTAACTGATTCAGGGTTAGATAATGGCGACAATCAAATTACTAATGTGAAAAGTGGTTTGAATGGTGTGAATTTAAATGATGCTCAAGGCAATACATTAAAAAATGCTGTAAATGTTGAAGATCTCAAAAATGCCATTAATAACACTGTTGGCCAAAGTGGTTGGAATTTAAAAGTTAATGGTGGAACTTCTGTTAAAGTCGGTCATGACAATACTGTAGAGTTTATTAATGGAGATAACATTAATATTACTAATAATGATAAAAATATTACTATTGCCACATCAAAAAATCTAAGTGTTGATACATTAAAAGCAGGCAAAAAAGGTGAAAATGGTCAGCAAGGCGTTGATGGTAATGTCACAGCAGAAGGTAAAAATGGTTCTTCAGTAATATTGAATGGGGGAAATGGCTCAATTTCTGTATCAAATAAAGGTGTAAATGGGGCTGATGCGAATATTACTGTAAAACAAGGCCATCCTGATGTTGATGGGGCAGATGGTAGCCATAAAGCTAGAATTGTGTACACTCCTGTGAATGGACAACCAGAAGAAGTAGCAACTTTAAAAGATGGTTTGAAATTTATTGGTGATAAAGGCGGTGCACTTGTTAAACATTTAAATGACACAGTCACGATTAAAGGTAATTTGTCAGAGACTGCTGAAGTGACAGATAAGAACCTCCGTGTCGATAATGACAATGGTAGTTTGATTTTGAAAATGGCAACGTCATTACAGGAATTAAAAGAGGCAACATTTGGTAAAGATACTGATAAATCAGTTCTTAATAAAGATGGTTTAACTATCACAAATGGTAATGACACCAATAAAACTGTGAGTTTAACAGATACAGGGTTAAATAATGGTGGTAATCAAATCAAAAATGTAAGCAGTGGTTTAAGTAATGGTAAAACATTATCTACCTTACAAGATGGTGATGAGGACCTAAAAAATGCTGCAAATATTAGTGATTTGAAAAACGCTGTTAATGATCTTACTAAAGCAGGCACTTTAGGTGGCTTCGGTTTATCAGATCAAAATGGTGATGAAGTTAAAGAGGATTTAGGTAAGTCTATTAAAGTTAAAGGTGATGAAAGTATTGTAACGAAAGTTAATACTGCAGAAAAATCACTTGAAATCAGCTTGAATAATAAAATTACTGTGGGTGATGCCACAAATCCTGGTTCTGTCACAATTAAAGGTAATAATGACAAAGATGCTATCGCATTAAATGGCCAAGATGGAACAATTAAACTAAAAGATGCTAACGGTGGTGATCGAGTATCTCTAAATGGTAATGATGGTTCTATTGGTTTAACTGGCAAAGATGGTGTAAATGGTACTTTAACTTTTGCAAAAGGGGATTCTCATATTGATGGCACAGTCGGTACAAAAGAAACAACACGCATCAGTTATACACCAAATGGCAGTACGACCCCTGAATTTGTTGCAACATTAAATGACGGCCTAAAATTTGGTGCGAATACAGGGCCAGTACGTAATGCTAAATTAAATAGCCAAATTGATGTTAAAGGTGCAGAAACAAATACAGAATGGGCGAAATTTGATGCGGGTAAAAATATTATGACTAGCATCAATGGTGGGACTATTACTGTAGGATTGGCAAAAGCATTGACTGATTTAGAAAGTGTTACTTTTAACAAGGATAAAAACGGTGGAACACCAACAGCTACAACTAAAATTGACAGTAATGGTTTAACTATTACGCCTACTGGTAATAATGTGCCAGATAAAACAGTCAGTTTGACAGATAAAGGTTTAAATAATGGTGGAAACACAATTACTAATATTGCAAGTGGCTTAACTAAAGCTGATGGCTCTAAGAGTGAATTAAAAGATGCTACTGGTGATGTATTGAATAATGCCGCCAATATTGGAGACTTAAAGTCTGCATTAACCAATCTAACTGACAATGGTTTCGGTCTAAAAGATCAGGATGGTAAGGAGTTTAAACACAAACTTGGGGAAACAGCTCAAATTAAAGGTGACGGTAGTGTTGTAACTAAAGTTGTGACTAATGATGATAGTTCAAAAGCATTACAAATCGGTTTAAATAAAGACATCACTGTGGGTAATGCGAAAGATCCTGGTTCAGTAACAGTTAAAGGTTCCAATGATAAAGATTCTATCAAACTGGATGGTACAGCAGGAAAAATTACAGTTAAGAAAGATGATGGTAAAGATGCCGTTTCTTTAAATAAAGATGGCACAATTGGTATTGATGGAGCTGATGGAGCAAGTGCTTCTCTAACCATGAAAAAAGGACCTGCTGATTTAGAAGGTAAAAACGCCAATGAGCAAAACCCTCGTTTAAGTTACACGCCTAATGGTAGTAAGACTCCGGAGTTCGTTGCAACATTAAATGACGGCCTAAAATTTGGTGCGAATACAGGTACAGTACGTAA encodes:
- a CDS encoding YadA-like family protein translates to MNKVYKVIWNHSLNTFVVVSELARGYVKSSSSSNSSTSKLSKVFKLNLLGLLLAISLPSQAYIAIDSVENGRIGFASADARPQNPAVDGGTYPLDYKNPGNKSYDNKDISIGGNNYSPRTSSGIAIGKYSSAIASRADRRSNGIAIGDYSKATGGLSMALGSFSLAGNVGSIALGTASRADGFNALSMMRQSAAIGDYSTAIGSVSWANGTASFALGASATAFGDQSIAIGSVSPTTSASASNSKKTKYDGLNRTQTNGNNSIAMGSAARTNGENSFAIGSGAETGEFIEKRDTYLEDMVREADVNKKAKGAMAFGVNAKAKEAKAIAFGEEAKALKENSMAFGAQANASEQNAIAFGALANATNSSAMAFGSKANALKQNAMAFGANAQATQQNAMAFGTNAKATVTKAIAIGFNTNATQNNAVAIGSETNATQSNTTAIGTTAKASQANSTALGFGAQATHENSVALGANSKTDNAVATANSQINGVNHQFAGNNPIGTVSIGDTNKERTITNVGAGRISSTSTDAINGSQLHAVITEVNKGWNITTAAAGGEVSGNNNPAKVKLGDTVTVTAGKNIKITQADKNITVATKDNVTFKKVDAETLNVTGDTTVKNLTATGDTKVKNFTVDPSSNINMGNNRIMNVGDPTEATDAVNKKYVDNVEFNYKGDSGTGKNKLSTQTAFKGTANEIVTAATNGSVTFSLAKEVKDSLVLAKSAVQNFTVGVGSTASSISIDKTNKHFDIVGGSNYVTTTITDRKVKIDLSDNIKNVINDVTNNLITVTGGATQANSFKISNGGSVKVISNPNDATNIITVGADTNQKAITVGVNSESLNTFITNNPQVQANKNKIAALEPKVESNTNRINALEPRVQNTEKEITALKPQVTNNKNEIDALKPQVTNNKNEIDALKPQVETNKQDIADLKPQVESNKAEIDTLKPKVDKNTADIAAGWELQANGTKIKDVNPNDRIANFTQGQNIEISVENNSIKVSTSLTPKFTNATFGDNSDKTVIDKDGITITNNGKSPVKLNDNGLDNGGNKIQNLANGTSPNDAVNMSQLDAVNATANSGWKLQVNKEPDSESKVTPNATVSLNNDDGNIQITKTKNDNNVTFALNTTLTLGKNGADQTGKDGSLTVTGKDGSSVVLNGKDGSIGLTGTAGANGLKPQTTIKVTKGQPDVNNTGNKTRITYTNGNNDNVEEVATLHDGLKFQGDDKSPIAKQLNQTLDIVGGAQGPVSDNNIAVRTSTDKTKLEIKLAKSLTNLTSIEVGSGNDKTNIDKDGIRIINADPTKNVSLTDTGLNNGGHKIENIANGTNSGDAVNFSQLDAVSKVANAGWVLFTNNQDNTKSVIKPNATVSLNNNDGNIHITKTKDDGNVTFALNHNITLGKAGNGNDNHDGALTVQGKNGSSVVLNGSDGSISLTGTPGTPNTKIKVGSGAGGVEDTNSIHKNRITYTNGNNNEETVATLNDGLKFKGDDTTVINKKLNQQLEIVGGAENSKLSDRNIGVNSNNGKLEIKLSKELNELTSTTFGSGADKTFINKDGITIHATAPNKNVSLTESGLNNGNNQITNVASGLGKGKTLSTLQVNDGDLTNAANIGDLKNAIDNITKSTADGGFGFIDSDNNAVKQDLGTTIKVQAKDGISAKVVNTNDGKKALEFGLNSTVSIGNNAEPGQITIKGENGQDGITLNGKDGTIGLKGKNGVSANITVGNGPNTLDSQTNNTTPRISYTNGSKTEYVATTSDGLIFGANTGVDHKAKLNTKIEIKGASTNQNWDAFDSGTNLMTKVDTDNHLITIALSKNLKDLVSATFSNGVNPTVKSELTGHGLTITPTVQGKSPVKLTDSGLDNGDNQITNVKSGLNGVNLNDAQGNTLKNAVNVEDLKNAINNTVGQSGWNLKVNGGTSVKVGHDNTVEFINGDNINITNNDKNITIATSKNLSVDTLKAGKKGENGQQGVDGNVTAEGKNGSSVILNGGNGSISVSNKGVNGADANITVKQGHPDVDGADGSHKARIVYTPVNGQPEEVATLKDGLKFIGDKGGALVKHLNDTVTIKGNLSETAEVTDKNLRVDNDNGSLILKMATSLQELKEATFGKDTDKSVLNKDGLTITNGNDTNKTVSLTDTGLNNGGNQIKNVSSGLSNGKTLSTLQDGDEDLKNAANISDLKNAVNDLTKAGTLGGFGLSDQNGDEVKEDLGKSIKVKGDESIVTKVNTAEKSLEISLNNKITVGDATNPGSVTIKGNNDKDAIALNGQDGTIKLKDANGGDRVSLNGNDGSIGLTGKDGVNGTLTFAKGDSHIDGTVGTKETTRISYTPNGSTTPEFVATLNDGLKFGANTGPVRNAKLNSQIDVKGAETNTEWAKFDAGKNIMTSINGGTITVGLAKALTDLESVTFNKDKNGGTPTATTKIDSNGLTITPTGNNVPDKTVSLTDKGLNNGGNTITNIASGLTKADGSKSELKDATGDVLNNAANIGDLKSALTNLTDNGFGLKDQDGKEFKHKLGETAQIKGDGSVVTKVVTNDDSSKALQIGLNKDITVGNAKDPGSVTVKGSNDKDSIKLDGTAGKITVKKDDGKDAVSLNKDGTIGIDGADGASASLTMKKGPADLEGKNANEQNPRLSYTPNGSKTPEFVATLNDGLKFGANTGTVRNAKLNSQIDVKGDVKNTDWNKFDAGKNIMTNINDGTITVGLAKALTDLESITFNKNTNGNPTATAKIDSNGLTITPNGNNVLDKTVSLTDKGLNNGGNKITNIAAGDVSENSKDAVNGSQLYEVKETANAGWNLSVNEDKANNSSNVKPKQTVELNNSDGNIVITKTEDNGKHKVDFKLGDTLTVGPKDATGKPTEGAVVIGKDGRDGKNNENTIALVGKDGKDAVSIKGKDGVGTIGLTGAAGNDGTNTSAELSIAEGEKGLENNDRGDKKTRIVYKSPTGDKEEVATLNDGLMFAGNDEKLINRKLNTRLNILGGIVDKETLKMDSTSVSSNNLGVRWKSDDSLEIVMKERPTFSGLVLNGKDGQPAKIDFKDANGTQGMSISGSNGKNGDPSLVIKNKDGQDGVTFTNDGRITNVADGKEGKDAVNMSQLNKVKDDLVNKGFALKAEDNGIVNKPLGEAIEVVGADSNISTKVADGKVKIELAKKLDLGDAGSVKMGDTTVNNEGVKVGDKVKLTKDGLKVGDKVNITESGVKVGDVNITDAGIDAGSKKVTNVADGDISANSKDAVNGSQLFKEAAKAKTEVEAGENIVVTPRDGDNGQKIYTVATKKDVSFDNVKVGDIAINKDSGINAGDKKITNVANGEIGKGSKDAVNGDQLFTEAAKAKSEVKAGTNVASVTTGTGDKGQTIYTVNADGASVSAGSDKVTVTKGTKDTNNVTDYKVDLAQATKDDIAKGVDAKAQVDKGINFAGDDGKSTNYKLGDTVTISGDSNLTTETTDKGVTVKLNKDINLNSVSANTFKAGGVTISADSGINAGGKQITHVASGLVDKNGNKIHIRNAAGDTLNNAVNVGDLKTVAGDIYNNIDTTNKRVDKLDKRVRGIGANSAAAASLPQVYIPGKSMVAASAGGYGGEAAVALGYSRASDNGKVILKLTGTANSAGHYSGGVGVGYQW